A single window of Pseudophryne corroboree isolate aPseCor3 chromosome 5, aPseCor3.hap2, whole genome shotgun sequence DNA harbors:
- the LOC134928505 gene encoding kinesin-like protein KIF19 produces MTTIENAIDHQMTVALRIRPFNMMETKNRAQCITHQLGPQTVLLKDPGEDPYDVLRSSRTRETTFTFNHVFDQAATQENVYDSTTKNIVDDILAGYNAAIFAYGPTGTGKTYTMMGKPREPGLMYLTLKDLFKTIEETGRRDNFSVSLSYAEIYNETIRDLLRPSSGSLALREDPYGNPKIVGITALSPSTPEEAMTMLKTGNKRRSETTTAANKTSSRSHAILQITVKQTGSDGVSTGRLYMVDLAGSERASQTTNSGKTMKEEGYINRSLLALRNCIMALRERPGSHINYRDSKLTWLLKGALSGKSRMVMIAHISPADSAFEDSRSTMTYGSKAKFIKTRVERNSVPHGTAERGRGGAVLQNDSHPPEANHMTRAPSAKDMQFIMRRTMSPLINLPRMVPLAKNLQSAHEISATARASANSYTFRELARRWL; encoded by the coding sequence ATGACGACTATAGAGAACGCTATAGACCATCAGATGACTGTGGCTCTGCGCATCCGTCCGTTTAATATGATGGAGACTAAGAATCGAGCCCAGTGCATCACACACCAACTTGGTCCGCAGACGGTGCTACTGAAGGACCCTGGCGAGGATCCTTATGACGTACTGCGCTCGAGCAGGACCAGAGAAACAACATTCACCTTTAACCACGTGTTCGATCAGGCAGCTACTCAGGAAAATGTGTATGATTCTACGACGAAGAACATAGTGGATGACATCCTAGCTGGGTACAATGCTGCTATATTTGCCTACGGCCCAACAGGCACAGGGAAGACCTATACTATGATGGGTAAGCCTCGTGAGCCCGGACTGATGTATCTTACCCTGAAGGACCTGTTTAAAACTATTGAGGAGACTGGAAGGAGAGATAATTTCTCTGTATCATTGTCATATGCTGAGATCTACAATGAAACGATCCGGGACCTATTAAGACCGTCTTCTGGATCTTTGGCCCTCAGAGAGGATCCTTACGGTAACCCCAAAATAGTAGGGATTACTGCATTATCCCCTAGCACTCCTGAGGAGGCCATGACTATGCTGAAGACGGGAAATAAGCGTCGCTCTGAAACAACAACAGCTGCTAATAAGACCTCATCACGCTCCCATGCCATATTACAAATCACCGTAAAACAAACAGGCAGTGATGGAGTGAGCACAGGCCGCCTGTACATGGTAGACCTGGCAGGATCAGAGCGGGCAAGCCAGACTACCAACAGCGGCAAGACCATGAAAGAAGAAGGTTACATCAACCGCTCCCTTCTCGCCCTCAGGAACTGCATCATGGCACTGCGCGAGAGACCAGGCAGCCATATAAACTATCGAGACAGTAAACTGACCTGGCTGCTAAAGGGCGCACTGAGCGGAAAAAGCAGAATGGTCATGATTGCACATATCAGTCCAGCAGATAGTGCCTTTGAAGATTCACGCAGCACAATGACCTATGGGAGCAAGGCCAAATTCATCAAGACACGGGTGGAGAGGAACAGTGTCCCCCATGGTACTGCTGAGAGGGGCAGGGGGGGCGCAGTGCTGCAGAATGACTCCCACCCTCCAGAGGCCAACCATATGACCAGAGCGCCCAGTGCCAAGGATATGCAGTTTATTATGAGACGCACAATGTCCCCGCTGATTAATTTGCCCCGCATGGTCCCTTTGGCAAAGAATTTACAGTCTGCACATGAGATCAGTGCTACAGCTCGTGCCAGTGCAAATTCTTACACATTTCGAGAATTAGCACGTAGATGGCTGTAG